The following are encoded together in the Candidatus Bandiella woodruffii genome:
- a CDS encoding response regulator, with protein sequence MYIERSDLQRKKANKEITILIVEDNSYVRNLVCSILKKHEYNLVVATNGAEAINKLNIYGAKIIDLIITDYQMPQMNGLEFMNEIRQ encoded by the coding sequence ATGTATATAGAACGTTCAGATTTACAAAGAAAAAAGGCAAATAAAGAGATTACCATACTAATTGTGGAAGATAATTCCTACGTTAGAAATCTGGTTTGCTCAATTTTAAAAAAACATGAATACAACCTGGTAGTTGCAACAAACGGGGCGGAAGCAATAAATAAACTAAACATATATGGCGCAAAGATTATAGATTTGATCATAACCGATTATCAAATGCCGCAAATGAATGGCTTGGAATTCATGAATGAAATAAGACAGTAA
- a CDS encoding IS1 family transposase, translated as MWKAYSRELKRVVAWVVGKRNVTTFRKLWKIISRDNCSYYTDDWSVYSEVIPRHQHVVGKQHTLSIESNNSNTRHRTQNCKNDQKNKGSFKI; from the coding sequence ATATGGAAAGCCTATAGTAGGGAGCTCAAGAGAGTTGTTGCCTGGGTGGTTGGTAAGCGTAACGTTACAACCTTTAGAAAATTGTGGAAAATCATAAGTAGAGATAATTGCAGTTATTACACAGACGATTGGTCTGTTTATTCAGAGGTTATACCTCGCCATCAACATGTTGTTGGCAAACAACATACACTCTCAATTGAGTCCAATAACTCAAACACAAGGCACAGAACCCAGAATTGCAAGAATGACCAGAAAAACAAAGGTAGTTTCAAAATCTGA
- a CDS encoding 50S ribosomal protein L25/general stress protein Ctc yields the protein MTELILACEEKALAGRGSSRALRRQGKIPAIIYGFDSNRMISVVYKDFLREYMKGSMLSKLFSLQIGKEVLKVIPREVQTDPVTDNPIHVDFQLVNENIPIKVSVRVKVINQDKSPGIKKGGVLNIVKRNIALNCIPRNIPRYLEIDVSGFEIGQNIHINDIKLADGVSPVEHGNFTVLTITGRVEEEKEEGKETETAAAAKPAEKKVK from the coding sequence ATGACTGAATTAATATTGGCATGTGAAGAGAAGGCGCTAGCAGGAAGAGGAAGTTCTAGAGCTTTAAGAAGGCAAGGTAAAATTCCAGCTATTATATATGGATTTGATAGCAACAGGATGATTAGTGTTGTCTATAAAGACTTTTTGAGGGAGTACATGAAGGGGAGTATGCTTTCGAAACTTTTTAGTTTGCAAATTGGCAAAGAAGTTTTAAAGGTCATACCTAGGGAAGTGCAAACTGATCCTGTTACCGACAATCCAATCCATGTTGATTTTCAGTTAGTAAACGAAAACATCCCAATAAAAGTTTCTGTAAGAGTAAAAGTTATCAATCAAGATAAATCTCCTGGTATCAAAAAGGGTGGCGTGTTAAACATCGTAAAACGAAATATTGCTTTGAACTGCATTCCTAGAAATATACCAAGATATCTAGAAATTGACGTATCAGGTTTTGAAATAGGTCAAAACATTCATATCAACGATATCAAACTAGCAGATGGTGTTTCGCCTGTTGAGCATGGTAATTTTACGGTTTTAACAATTACTGGAAGAGTAGAAGAGGAAAAAGAAGAGGGTAAAGAAACAGAAACCGCAGCAGCAGCTAAACCAGCTGAAAAGAAGGTAAAATAA
- the ccoS gene encoding cbb3-type cytochrome oxidase assembly protein CcoS: MSVLLFLIPIAAGIAFLGVVGIFWSIKHNQFEDLKGASQRILYEKKIVFKILAISRANIPMKNSMTKI, translated from the coding sequence ATGAGCGTATTATTATTCTTAATTCCAATTGCTGCCGGTATAGCATTTTTAGGCGTTGTTGGCATCTTTTGGTCTATTAAACACAACCAATTTGAAGACTTAAAAGGAGCAAGTCAGAGAATACTTTATGAAAAAAAAATAGTATTCAAAATTTTGGCAATATCACGTGCCAATATACCCATGAAGAACTCAATGACTAAAATATGA
- a CDS encoding IS1 family transposase — translation MWKAYSRELKRVVAWVVGKRNVTTFRKLWKIISRDNCSYYTDDWSVYSEVIPRHQHVVGKQHTLSIESNNSNTRHRIARMTRKTKVVSKSEEVVDLTIKLWVHFEDNNNFLSEQGNFISIFG, via the coding sequence ATATGGAAAGCCTATAGTAGGGAGCTCAAGAGAGTTGTTGCCTGGGTGGTTGGTAAGCGTAACGTTACAACCTTTAGAAAATTGTGGAAAATCATAAGTAGAGATAATTGCAGTTATTACACAGACGATTGGTCTGTTTATTCAGAGGTTATACCTCGCCATCAACATGTTGTTGGCAAACAACATACACTCTCAATTGAGTCCAATAACTCAAACACAAGGCACAGAATTGCAAGAATGACCAGAAAAACAAAGGTAGTTTCAAAATCTGAAGAAGTTGTCGATCTTACGATTAAGCTCTGGGTACATTTTGAGGATAACAATAATTTCCTAAGTGAGCAGGGCAATTTTATATCTATCTTTGGCTAA
- a CDS encoding IS5 family transposase (programmed frameshift), which yields MDLGLHRHDITDNMWDLIKDHLPGREGTWGGLAHNNRRFINAVFWILRTGSPWRDLPSEYGGWKNTHKRFCRWRDKRIWEALLEIFVKEPDMEWLMIDASHSKVHPHASGAKGGNQDMSRTKGGFNTKIHLALDSHGMPLKVIITKGSEADCKQAVNLIEEMKAEYLLADRGYDVNYIIDHAQELGMSVVIPPKKNRITQRKYDKDLYKIRHIVENTFLHLKRWRGIATRYAKNSASFLAAIQIRCLSLWLKIS from the exons ATGGATTTAGGGCTACATAGGCATGATATAACAGATAATATGTGGGATTTGATAAAGGATCATTTACCAGGAAGGGAAGGTACGTGGGGAGGTTTGGCACATAATAACAGAAGATTCATTAACGCAGTATTTTGGATATTAAGAACAGGTTCTCCCTGGAGAGATTTGCCTTCAGAATATGGAGGATGGAAAAATACACATAAAAGATTTTGCAGATGGAGAGACAAAAGGATATGGGAGGCTTTATTGGAGATATTTGTGAAAGAACCTGATATGGAATGGTTAATGATAGACGCAAGTCATAGTAAAGTGCATCCACATGCTTCAGGTGCAAAAGGCGGCAATCAAGATATGAGTCGTACAAAAGGGGGCT TCAATACAAAGATTCACCTTGCCTTGGATTCACATGGTATGCCACTCAAAGTTATTATCACAAAAGGCTCAGAAGCTGATTGCAAGCAGGCTGTTAATCTTATTGAAGAGATGAAAGCTGAGTACTTACTAGCCGACAGAGGGTACGATGTTAATTACATAATTGACCATGCCCAAGAATTGGGCATGAGCGTTGTTATTCCTCCTAAAAAGAACAGAATCACCCAGAGAAAATACGATAAAGATTTATACAAAATAAGGCATATTGTAGAAAACACCTTTCTTCATCTTAAAAGATGGAGGGGAATTGCAACCAGATATGCTAAAAATTCAGCTTCTTTCCTTGCCGCAATTCAGATTAGATGCTTATCTCTTTGGCTTAAAATCTCATGA
- a CDS encoding IS1 family transposase: protein MWKAYSRELKRVVAWVVGKRNVTTFRKLWKIISRDNCTYYTDDWSVYSEVIPRHQHVVGKQHTLSIESNNSNTRHRIARMTRKTKVVSKSEEVVDLTIKLWVHFEDNNNFLSEQGNFISIFG, encoded by the coding sequence ATATGGAAAGCCTATAGTAGGGAGCTCAAGAGAGTTGTTGCCTGGGTGGTTGGTAAGCGTAACGTTACAACCTTTAGAAAATTGTGGAAAATCATAAGTAGAGATAATTGCACTTATTACACAGACGATTGGTCTGTTTATTCAGAGGTTATACCTCGCCATCAACATGTTGTTGGCAAACAACATACACTCTCAATTGAGTCCAATAACTCAAACACAAGGCACAGAATTGCAAGAATGACCAGAAAAACAAAGGTAGTTTCAAAATCTGAAGAAGTTGTCGATCTTACGATTAAGCTCTGGGTACATTTTGAGGATAACAATAATTTCCTAAGTGAGCAGGGCAATTTTATATCTATCTTTGGCTAA
- a CDS encoding DUF2335 domain-containing protein codes for MKQKNVRYIKRDYKPNYKNNRPSSSLPSPAMLESYEEISPGFTERLLELTKQKQEQQKNWEDNYLKSMNMTMRIGQILAFLFSIVVLIISTRFFYEQQFGSGAVLFITWFVFFFLMNRKYRN; via the coding sequence ATGAAGCAAAAGAACGTACGTTACATAAAAAGGGATTATAAGCCGAACTACAAAAACAACAGGCCATCTTCATCACTACCTTCTCCAGCAATGCTTGAGAGCTATGAAGAAATATCACCCGGGTTTACAGAAAGATTATTGGAACTCACAAAGCAAAAGCAAGAGCAGCAAAAAAATTGGGAAGATAATTATTTAAAGTCTATGAATATGACGATGAGGATTGGGCAAATATTAGCATTTTTGTTCAGCATAGTTGTATTAATAATATCAACTAGGTTCTTTTATGAACAACAATTTGGCAGTGGAGCCGTTTTGTTTATTACATGGTTTGTGTTTTTCTTCTTGATGAACAGGAAGTATAGAAACTAA
- the trmFO gene encoding methylenetetrahydrofolate--tRNA-(uracil(54)-C(5))-methyltransferase (FADH(2)-oxidizing) TrmFO, which produces MKSVNIIGAGLAGCEAAWQLAQRGVKVELFEMRGVENTPAHKTDDLAELVCSNSFRSDDIKSAVGILHQEMRCLQSLIMQAADDSKVPAGSALAVDRNVFSKTVEQHITNHPNINLVRKRVDIIPEGNTIIASGPLTSDILANNILKSSNSTDFLSFFDAISPIVYKNSINFDITWFQSRYDKGGGKDYINCPLTEEQYYSFVHHLVASEKIEFKQWEKNTPYFNGCLPIEIMAERGKDTLRFGPMKPVGLVNPKTGNRPFAVVQLRQDNKDGSLYNIVGFQTKMKYDEQKRVLKMIPGLKNAEFARLGGIHRNTFINSPKVLNANLSLKNNPVLKFAGQITGVEGYVESAAIALLSGIYLAYELKEAPTPFISRDTALGSLVNYIVNEADSSNFQPMNINFGLFPEIHVKKGEDKKGLLSDRALASLQKWKNTYSIAA; this is translated from the coding sequence ATGAAGAGTGTAAACATTATTGGTGCCGGTCTTGCTGGATGCGAGGCGGCTTGGCAACTTGCCCAAAGAGGGGTGAAAGTTGAGCTTTTTGAAATGAGGGGAGTGGAAAACACTCCAGCACACAAAACAGATGATTTGGCAGAGCTTGTTTGCTCAAACTCATTTCGTTCTGATGACATAAAATCAGCGGTTGGTATTCTGCATCAAGAAATGAGATGCCTTCAGTCTTTGATAATGCAAGCTGCAGATGATTCTAAGGTACCAGCTGGTTCTGCTTTGGCTGTTGACAGGAATGTTTTTTCTAAAACAGTAGAGCAGCATATAACAAACCATCCAAACATTAACCTGGTTCGTAAAAGAGTAGATATAATACCAGAAGGTAATACGATTATCGCAAGTGGACCTTTAACCTCTGATATACTAGCCAATAACATATTAAAAAGTAGTAATTCAACTGATTTTCTATCTTTTTTCGATGCTATATCCCCAATTGTTTATAAGAATAGCATTAATTTTGACATAACTTGGTTTCAATCCAGATATGATAAAGGTGGTGGTAAGGACTATATAAATTGTCCTCTCACAGAAGAACAATACTACAGTTTTGTACATCATCTGGTTGCCTCAGAGAAAATAGAGTTTAAGCAGTGGGAAAAGAATACTCCGTATTTTAATGGGTGCTTACCGATTGAAATAATGGCAGAAAGAGGCAAGGACACTTTAAGGTTTGGGCCTATGAAACCGGTTGGGTTGGTAAACCCAAAAACGGGAAATAGGCCATTTGCCGTCGTTCAACTGAGGCAAGATAATAAAGATGGGTCCCTATACAATATAGTTGGTTTTCAAACTAAGATGAAGTATGACGAGCAAAAGAGGGTATTAAAAATGATTCCAGGCCTTAAGAATGCTGAATTTGCAAGATTGGGAGGAATACATAGAAACACTTTTATCAATAGCCCCAAAGTGTTGAATGCAAATCTAAGCCTAAAAAACAACCCTGTATTAAAGTTTGCTGGTCAAATTACTGGGGTTGAAGGGTATGTTGAAAGCGCAGCTATTGCTTTATTATCAGGAATTTATTTAGCGTATGAATTAAAAGAAGCACCCACACCATTTATAAGCAGAGATACGGCTTTGGGTTCTTTAGTGAATTATATTGTGAATGAGGCTGACAGTTCTAATTTTCAGCCGATGAACATTAATTTTGGCTTATTTCCAGAGATTCATGTAAAAAAAGGAGAGGATAAAAAGGGCTTGCTATCCGACAGAGCATTAGCCAGCTTGCAAAAATGGAAAAACACCTATAGCATAGCCGCATAG
- the lpxC gene encoding UDP-3-O-acyl-N-acetylglucosamine deacetylase, producing MEYQQTIRKTGVLSGIGLHSGADVQLKISPLEVDSGIVFKRSDISSNNIVPAKFYNVTDTKMCTEISNEHGVKISTIEHLMAALWGMKIDNALVELTGPEVPAMDGSSKDFVELIKNSGLQKQFKEKRKLKILKTIKVVQDDKEMIVRPSDKFSVNFAIDFQHQAIGKQSCEFTGLQEFEREIGYARTFGFFEEVEYLKKIGLAKGASLTNSIGLDANGVMNPGGLRCKDEFVRHKILDCVGDLFLSGYEIIGEFEAKKAGHNLNNQILRKIFQTEADYRII from the coding sequence ATGGAATATCAACAAACAATACGCAAAACAGGTGTTTTATCTGGGATAGGTCTGCATTCTGGGGCGGATGTTCAGTTAAAAATCAGCCCACTAGAAGTAGATTCAGGGATCGTGTTCAAACGCAGCGATATTTCTTCGAACAACATAGTGCCAGCCAAATTTTATAATGTAACTGATACCAAGATGTGTACGGAAATTTCCAATGAACACGGTGTTAAAATCAGTACTATAGAGCACTTGATGGCTGCTCTTTGGGGGATGAAAATTGATAATGCTTTAGTTGAGCTAACTGGGCCGGAAGTGCCAGCGATGGATGGAAGCTCTAAAGACTTTGTAGAACTTATAAAAAATTCTGGGCTCCAGAAGCAATTCAAGGAAAAAAGAAAGCTTAAAATTTTAAAGACGATTAAGGTTGTACAGGATGATAAGGAGATGATTGTTAGGCCCTCAGATAAATTTTCTGTAAATTTTGCTATAGATTTTCAACATCAAGCGATAGGTAAGCAGAGCTGCGAATTTACAGGTTTGCAAGAATTTGAAAGAGAAATTGGCTATGCAAGAACTTTTGGGTTCTTTGAGGAAGTTGAATACTTGAAAAAGATAGGGTTAGCAAAAGGTGCATCTCTTACCAATAGTATAGGACTGGATGCAAACGGGGTGATGAATCCTGGGGGGCTAAGGTGCAAAGATGAGTTTGTCAGGCATAAGATATTGGATTGCGTTGGAGATCTTTTTTTATCTGGTTACGAGATAATAGGAGAATTTGAAGCAAAAAAAGCA
- the argS gene encoding arginine--tRNA ligase, with translation MNIFKYFKDRIYNILLPSYKTLCYEDVKVEYPKNKEHGDLSTNVAMVIAKKLGVPPMDIANELAHLIKHDEHLIEDISVAGAGFLNIKLKGVFWSLFLKDLLEFDTNAPMLDIGQNERVNIEFVSANPTGPLHIGHAKGAVFGDVIANLLSKCGYDVTREFYINDAGNQILTLAKSLDIRYQQLLGNDVILSDDCYPGEYLIDVAQRLHAKFAKSQDMLETTQKEEILKTFATDEMLQTIKQDLEELGVYHDVFTSEKKLIEEGKVAHAIEVLKMKNLLYTGMLEKPKGEMADDWEQKEQLIFKSKEFGDDNDRAVVKSDGSYTYFASDIAYHLDKFERGYNNMILLLGADHIGYKKRLTSAVTALSDGKAQLNVKVCQLVKLLRNGVQVKMSKRSGNFITMKEVLDEIGKDALRFAILTKSSDTMLDIDMEKIKQQTKENPVFYVQYASTRANSILRKAREIGVNAESLNVDDVDLSLLNTEYDLNIIKLLALFPKILESCASSLDPHKITYYLYDLACTFHQIWSKGTKEEDIKFIVKENIKLTQARIILTKAVLVIIEYGLDILGIKAVKSM, from the coding sequence ATGAATATATTTAAATATTTTAAGGATAGGATTTACAACATCCTTTTGCCGAGCTACAAAACTTTATGTTATGAAGATGTAAAGGTGGAATATCCAAAGAATAAAGAACATGGTGACTTGTCCACAAACGTTGCGATGGTTATTGCAAAAAAACTTGGTGTACCCCCAATGGACATAGCCAATGAGTTGGCACATCTCATAAAACATGACGAGCACCTTATAGAAGACATAAGTGTTGCCGGAGCTGGCTTTCTTAATATCAAATTAAAGGGAGTGTTTTGGTCACTTTTTTTAAAAGATCTGCTTGAATTTGATACCAATGCTCCAATGTTAGACATAGGACAAAACGAGAGAGTAAATATAGAATTTGTTTCGGCTAATCCAACAGGTCCATTGCATATAGGTCATGCAAAAGGTGCTGTTTTTGGTGATGTTATAGCTAACCTATTGTCAAAATGTGGGTATGACGTGACAAGAGAATTTTACATCAATGATGCAGGAAATCAAATACTAACATTGGCCAAATCATTGGATATAAGGTATCAACAGTTATTGGGAAATGATGTTATACTGAGTGATGATTGTTATCCGGGAGAATATTTAATAGATGTAGCACAAAGGCTTCATGCAAAATTTGCAAAAAGTCAAGACATGTTAGAAACAACGCAGAAAGAAGAGATATTAAAAACTTTCGCAACCGATGAAATGTTGCAGACCATAAAACAGGACCTAGAAGAGCTAGGGGTTTACCATGACGTATTCACATCTGAAAAAAAACTAATTGAGGAAGGAAAAGTCGCGCATGCGATTGAAGTCCTTAAAATGAAAAATTTGCTATATACTGGCATGCTTGAAAAGCCAAAAGGGGAAATGGCTGATGATTGGGAACAAAAAGAACAGCTGATATTTAAATCAAAAGAGTTTGGTGATGATAATGACAGAGCCGTTGTAAAGTCAGACGGAAGTTATACATATTTTGCATCCGACATTGCCTATCATCTTGATAAATTTGAACGTGGTTATAACAACATGATTTTATTACTCGGTGCTGACCATATTGGGTATAAAAAAAGGCTTACCAGCGCAGTTACAGCGTTAAGTGATGGCAAAGCGCAGTTAAATGTTAAAGTTTGCCAATTGGTAAAACTCTTGCGAAATGGGGTTCAGGTAAAAATGTCTAAACGTTCTGGAAATTTTATCACAATGAAAGAGGTGTTAGATGAAATAGGGAAAGATGCTTTGAGATTTGCAATTTTAACAAAAAGCTCAGATACCATGCTTGATATAGACATGGAAAAAATAAAACAGCAAACAAAAGAAAATCCGGTTTTTTATGTTCAATACGCTTCAACCAGAGCTAATTCTATCTTAAGAAAAGCGAGGGAGATTGGCGTGAATGCAGAAAGCCTCAACGTCGATGATGTTGATCTATCTCTCCTAAACACCGAATATGATCTTAACATTATCAAACTTTTAGCCCTGTTCCCTAAGATTTTGGAGTCTTGCGCAAGCAGTCTGGACCCGCATAAAATCACATATTATCTTTATGATCTTGCTTGCACATTTCATCAAATTTGGAGTAAAGGCACTAAGGAGGAAGATATAAAATTTATTGTTAAAGAGAACATAAAGTTAACACAGGCCAGGATAATACTGACAAAAGCTGTCTTGGTAATTATAGAATACGGCCTTGATATTTTAGGCATTAAGGCAGTTAAATCAATGTGA
- a CDS encoding deoxyribodipyrimidine photo-lyase: protein MNKVISIFWFRQDLRLSDNAGLTEAANMGKVLPIYINDNTCPKEFEIGSASRTWLHHSLQNLQKSLKNNLNLYQGKPEEVIRELILRHGVTHVFWSDCYDKWGIEQQTLVITMLKKLGVLYKSYNSSYLWSPTAILKDDGSYYKVFGAYKRKAITIAPRNPISKPITLDLIKDKNNDTTIETFKFISQHSWQTKIMNGWRVGEEAAAHKLSGFITNKLCGYKKGRDYPGQNHTSGLSPHLRFGEISPHQIFDAIYSIGVFNAGEDDSEHFFSEMIWREFSCYLMYHFPALHKENFQSKFHRFPWKQNDVYLHAWQTGNTGYPIIDAGMRELWQTGYMHNRVRMIVASFLVKNLMIHWHFGRDWFWDCLIDADIANNSASWQWVAGCGVDAAPYFRVFNPITQGEKFDSTGEYTRRFVPELKSLPDRYLFKPWQAPEKILHSAGVVLGVNYPNPIIDLKISREAALLAYTRNIAGSRAVTSQYEELDEN, encoded by the coding sequence ATGAATAAAGTTATATCTATCTTTTGGTTTAGACAGGACTTGCGTTTATCGGATAACGCAGGTTTAACAGAGGCTGCTAATATGGGGAAAGTTTTGCCCATCTACATCAATGATAATACCTGTCCGAAAGAATTTGAAATTGGCAGTGCCAGTAGGACTTGGCTGCACCACTCTCTTCAAAATTTGCAAAAATCCCTAAAAAATAACCTAAATTTATATCAGGGTAAGCCAGAAGAAGTTATAAGAGAGCTGATCCTAAGACATGGCGTGACACATGTTTTCTGGAGTGATTGTTATGATAAGTGGGGTATCGAGCAGCAAACTTTGGTTATAACCATGCTTAAAAAGCTGGGCGTTTTATACAAGAGTTATAATAGTTCGTATCTGTGGTCCCCAACAGCTATTTTAAAAGATGATGGCAGTTATTATAAGGTATTTGGCGCATATAAAAGAAAGGCTATCACCATTGCTCCGAGAAATCCAATCTCTAAGCCCATAACTCTCGATCTTATTAAAGATAAAAATAATGACACAACTATCGAGACCTTTAAGTTTATTTCACAACACAGTTGGCAGACAAAAATAATGAATGGTTGGCGTGTAGGGGAGGAAGCTGCTGCACATAAGTTATCTGGATTTATAACAAACAAGCTGTGTGGCTATAAAAAAGGACGAGATTATCCAGGTCAAAACCATACTTCTGGACTTTCTCCACATCTTCGTTTTGGAGAGATATCGCCGCATCAAATTTTTGATGCAATTTATTCGATTGGTGTTTTTAATGCGGGGGAAGACGATTCTGAGCATTTTTTCAGTGAAATGATATGGCGAGAATTTTCATGTTATTTGATGTATCATTTTCCAGCGCTTCATAAAGAAAACTTTCAAAGCAAGTTTCATCGATTCCCTTGGAAGCAAAATGATGTTTACTTACATGCGTGGCAAACTGGGAATACAGGATATCCAATCATTGATGCTGGGATGCGTGAACTATGGCAAACTGGATATATGCATAATCGAGTGCGTATGATTGTTGCTTCATTTTTGGTGAAAAATTTGATGATACATTGGCATTTTGGTAGAGACTGGTTTTGGGACTGTCTTATTGATGCGGACATTGCGAATAATAGTGCCAGTTGGCAATGGGTTGCTGGTTGTGGTGTTGATGCTGCTCCTTATTTTAGGGTATTTAACCCTATAACGCAGGGGGAAAAATTTGATAGCACAGGAGAATATACGAGAAGATTTGTGCCAGAATTAAAATCATTACCAGACAGATATTTGTTTAAACCATGGCAGGCCCCAGAAAAAATATTACACAGCGCAGGTGTTGTATTGGGTGTAAATTATCCAAATCCAATCATTGATCTAAAGATATCCAGAGAAGCAGCGTTATTAGCTTACACCCGTAATATTGCTGGTTCGCGCGCAGTAACAAGTCAATACGAAGAGTTAGACGAAAACTGA